A region from the Onthophagus taurus isolate NC chromosome 8, IU_Otau_3.0, whole genome shotgun sequence genome encodes:
- the LOC111425312 gene encoding uncharacterized protein isoform X4, with amino-acid sequence MFSCLWRLWDWLDSTNMDNKKVTPNVVGNPEPPQEPLGKHAHQHNLAPQHLRLLQYGLKIPNNQQYVHVHQHPQPIYSKYPQQYVHQHQPPKAQQPIYHTQPPPQPIYAQGPLTQQNAQVWVHYHQQKAEAQQQPPAKVVQPTIKSKENIDKKKSNNTHVQLRSPIAKRPPEAPVAMQGWLHKQGSEGLMLWKKRWFVLSEYCLFYYKGPEEEKLLGSVLLPSYKVSICGPEDKITRKHAFKCEHTNMRTYVLSADSQDLMMQWVRVLNLACLLQSTVDLDQSVQSASTYVNSGENSDSGFFQQSSQTIRNTPVHMHTSSNTTDLSSPSQEASQYNQPLYANAPPKPRRLNDAGYSSPSPEILDRYHAEPKYISPPFQYLTPPRNAKSPLTIYTPPEYVQQISSKGINDYGVREYVVQNVERRTPDTYGRSKTNNAKDYEDIYAEQYMYKRPLSPLAYSSVKKSNPTIPAMQRTYTPVSMLGPRDISQFVPQQRKSPCNIPRPHSADFLEYEVNHRQPTRQQRPKSSLDINRNTSSDNYFYSEERYAEKMRKSAQYLPNMPRYIQQPQPQPKRIDMDKTFPLMKSNTQPINFTSTPVEYQRTEQQQQQPIRSRSVLSEGSLSKEFEDIRTSPRPRYDQGSLSPWQNRPDQIYGYSDDSRVREQFNRSASARLTQNSSVQTERGSVEGRINREGERKREESMKRLLEWKQRMLQSPLNRKVHQNLNRPYPPMGKDPSYFKSLEYQKMDPYMDPRVAAAMQYNSYSSDDEEQVDSTKESVQAGWTADSRLSDVSLAPISTVTFTAPSPALHGPDAPSTTESTTIDGDVLTQPHYNKESSTVAHVSSLRLDYDKSNTTDIKSNGALVKSILAEFENKNSENIELTENIDETKTPTRDVELSATNVIEENYMTMTPKKNILDPATSNEALTLETDENPYVEMTQGSDLCLLNQQPYEMVCFGKSEPVYMELHPTRDILNIDDPKKLPDILMLSKKKSSDSSDADDEASKDLDSLDTPSHPRFSLSDSFRPASYYLGATQTAPELQDSSDSELVSPPPIPRSPPPLDELDERSSAQEFSLTDEQKDEFTFSKFSKSHNRDGDSSSLSHNSDSDVELRTPGLRAYERMLKRRPVSEEFCGELDSLDSRYNETIDSVDLDKYLRDLQVSNVEHDYENMCIVSQRTPESSKPSVCHSRQNSRDTHDSSRSLLTPDYIHRRAESSASITEINSIHNSRLSTPVTMNRSAPYYYSDLSMNTTDSNSTILTLNNQRGNMINKRDITHIVNPIRCSNTRTSRNVGRNSRQNLIDNTFKLAAEARSVSVDFLNLTDKSGQIDKKNIYESDTLKRLKAIDSITSLQSNPETRNLFPSTPNEKFHDLDPPSSSVRRSHSLEGLLENVLSENVDANEIESPNDEGRNAIAEGSYMWEEDAIWRERLRTASQRHTKSLDDLDCIGETKKDKHKKQPRGIMRGVTYVNDNVYNMPIQCKQQKDTENQKPGDSRKENFIIDREKLRQWDLMSSAPSDTQSQQGITVGVVAVDVGDETSATLGQSTTSQEQASGSICINSRDTVPRALSAKQMWNPNSQSIPSRSITNLTREHENEYGLSIRQQHFMGHHKHHDGNSGQKVPRQGQLHRMDPAKQLENLQKLEQIKQHLLELEKQYEKGKPLVNLVDNMVKLGSLYRSPNDRNINPYVRDRLEFNQQIQERRLLAEERRDWNRLNPNHMQLQEKVQQLYQLDRLIQEESGTLQGLQHDKEEIERALGGLRHRLHKGFKDPAEVEQARKQQAILENELSRVHLMLAQNSKKLEETVAGNARLEQELLVLKQKLQISRQQRSSPQFSNAGDSLPCVVGTSAMLESDLQRVQQKVGDLQRQRQELSMQVRQLTDRSNNLQQQIKPLSANSSANYQGNKKKIHSLWRETDLDTMNIIDHGESWENSTSSLSSAPTTPLYINTDLKQAPEMEFYNNRLKTSDSTSEDTTQGSGLMPQERPEIKTVRIVKRESERRQRDREKTSTGKWDPLLEEDASSQSSGTIFRPGVVQKTQSTTNIGSPGFETDKTSSGVLSRQSSLSSPSLPQGFSDIRATSSEGSVDKSPELSPVFQSEAARQIITEMSQETVPKQLNRRAVPKEKRRHYTAPNNNLIMKSLNQLPTDDSFDKLTERRARDDLDMERALRQRIDAPDVVRSTLSNKELKYNENTIDNILGTPNKINIPERYIPEQLPKLSAEEEEHRLRKVESIKKMLSDTTIISTSSPNLATEDSKSETPSSSIVNKATTKMIEEKKQREHLLQLNQILAKQVMEMSKIVAVKALANLPLEEQQDDLADDEDLSPVMPLPIYQQRYNFYS; translated from the exons ATGTTTTCGTGCTTGTGGCGGCTGTGGGACTG gtTGGACTCCACCAACATGGATAATAAGAAGGTGACACCGAACGTGGTCGGCAATCCCGAACCCCCCCAAGAACCCCTCGGGAAACACGCGCACCAACACAATTTGGCCCCACAGCATCTGCGGCTACTTCAATACGGTTTAAAAATACCTAATAACCAGCAGTACGTTCACGTCCATCAGCACCCTCAGCcgatttattcaaaataccCGCAACAGTATGTGCATCAGCATCAACCTCCAAAGGCGCAACAGCCGATATATCACACTCAACCACCACCGCAACCTATTTATGCTCAAGGGCCCTTGACTCAACAAAATGCGCAAGTATGGGTACATTATCACCAACAAAAAGCTGAAGCTCAACAACAGCCACCTGCTAAAGTCGTACAACCAACGataaaaagtaaagaaaataTCGATAAGAAGAAATCTAATAATACTCACGTTCAATTACGCTCACCAATCGCGAAAAGACCCCCAGAAGCGCCGGTTGCCATGCAAGGTTGGCTTCATAAGCAGGGTTCGGAAGGGTTAATGCTTTGGAAAAAACGCTGGTTTGTACTCTCCGAGTATTGTTTGTTTTACTATAAAg gcCCCGAAGAAGAAAAACTATTGGGTTCAGTATTATTACCATCGTACAAAGTATCAATATGCGGACCAGAAGATAAAATAACGCGTAAACACGCTTTTAAATGCGAACACACGAATATGCGCACATATGTGTTATCCGCGGATTCCCAAGATTTAATGATGCAATGGGTGAGGGTTTTAAATTTGGCCTGCCTTTTACAATCAACCGTCGATTTAGACCAATCGGTACAATCCGCGTCGACTTACGTTAACTCGGGGGAAAATTCCGATTCAGGTTTCTTCCAACAATCTTCGCAAACGATACGGAATACACCCGTACATATGCACACGTCGAGTAACACGACTGATTTGAGTAGTCCGAGCCAAGAAGCGAGTCAATACAATCAGCCTTTATACGCTAACGCGCCCCCGAAACCACGACGATTAAACGATGCTGGATATTCATCGCCCAGTCCGGAAATTCTCGATCGTTATCACGCTGAACCGAAATATATAAGCCCCCCTTTTCAATACTTGACGCCTCCCAGGAACGCCAAGTCTCCATTAACGATTTATACACCACCGGAGTATGTTCAACAAATCAGTAGTAAAGGAATAAATGATTATGGAGTTAGAGAATATGTAGTACAAAACGTCGAGAGGCGAACACCTGATACTTACGGACGGTCCAAAACGAACAACGCCAAAGATTATGAAGATATTTACGCTGAACAATATATGTACAAGAGGCCGCTAAGTCCATTGGCTTATAGCAGTGTTAAGAAATCGAACCCCACAATACCAGCGATGCAAAGAACTTACACACCCGTTTCGATGCTTGGACCTCGAGATATAAGTCAATTCGTACCGCAACAGCGGAAATCTCCCTGTAATATTCCAAGACCCCATAGTGCGGATTTTTTGGAATACGAAGTCAATCATAGGCAACCAACCCGACAACAAAGGCCTAAATCTAGTTTAGATATTAATAGAAACACTTCCAGCGACAATTACTTTTACAGTGAAGAAAGATATGCcgaaaaaatgagaaaatccGCCCAATACCTTCCAAACATGCCTCGTTATATACAGCAACCTCAACCTCAACCTAAAAGAATAGACATGGATAAAACTTTTCCATTAATGAAATCAAATACTCAACCCATTAATTTTACCAGCACGCCTGTAGAATACCAAAGAACAGAACAACAGCAACAACAACCTATTAGAAGTCGAAGTGTATTAAGCGAAGGATCTTTATCGAAAGAATTCGAGGATATTCGAACCAGTCCACGACCTAGGTATGATCAAGGAAGTCTTAGCCCCTGGCAAAATCGACCCGATCAAATCTATGGATATTCTGATGATTCTCGTGTACGTGAACAATTCAATCGATCTGCTAGTGCTAGACTTACTCAAAATAGCTCTGTCCAGACCGAAAGAGGAAGCGTAGAAGGTCGAATCAACAGGGAAGGTGAAAGAAAg CGAGAAGAGTCGATGAAACGGTTGTTAGAGTGGAAGCAAAGGATGTTGCAGTCGCCGTTAAATCGCAAAGTTCATCAAAACTTGAATCGACCATATCCGCCGATGGGAAAGGATCCGTCGTATTTCAAGAGTTTGGAGTATCAGAAGATGGATCCATACATGGATCCCAGAGTGGCGGCGGCGATGCAGTACAATAGTTACTCGTCGGACGACGAAG AACAAGTGGACTCGACTAAAGAAAGCGTACAGGCAGGATGGACCGCGGACTCGCGCCTTTCTGACGTCTCACTCGCACCTATTTCTACTGTTACGTTCACCGCACCATCCCCCGCTTTGCACGGTCCTGATGCCCCAAGCACAACCGAGAGCACTACCATCGATGGCGACGTTCTTACTCAGCCTCACTACAACAAGGAGTCCTCGACAGTTGCTCACGTTTCTAGTTTACGCCTTGATTATGATAAATCAAACACAACCGACATTAAAAGCAACGGAGCACTCGTCAAAAGTATTTTAGcggaatttgaaaataaaaattctgaaaatattgaattaacCGAAAATATCGACGAAACTAAAACTCCAACAAGAGATGTTGAATTATCGGCTACAAATGTTATTGAAGAAAATTACATGACCATGACTCCAAAGAAGAATATATTAGATCCGGCAACGTCAAATGAGGCTTTAACATTAGAAACGGATGAAAATCCTTATGTGGAGATGACACAAGGCTCCGATTTGTGTCTTTTAAATCAACAACCATATGAAATGGTTTGCTTTGGAAAATCAGAACCTGTTTATATGGAACTTCACCCTACTCGGGATATTTTAAACATCGACGATCCCAAAAAATTACCCGATATACTTATGTTATCTAAAAAGAAATCATCTGATAGCTCTGACGCTGATGATGAAGCATCTAAAGATCTCGATTCGTTGGACACTCCCAGTCACCCTAGATTTAGTTTATCAGATTCATTTCGACCTGCGTCTTATTACTTGGGAGCTACTCAAACTGCTCCGGAACTTCAAGATAGTTCTGATAGTGAATTAGTGTCCCCACCTCCAATTCCACGATCACCACCGCCTCTCGATGAACTTGATGAACGCTCCAGTGCCCAAGAATTTAGTTTAACAGATGAACAAAAAGATGagtttacattttcaaaattttcaaaatcccATAACAGAGATGGCGATAGCTCCTCGTTATCTCATAACAGCGATTCCGACGTTGAATTAAGAACACCCGGTTTAAGGGCTTATGAGAGGATGTTAAAACGAAGACCGGTTTCTGAGGAATTTTGCGGCGAATTGGATTCGTTAGATAGTCGGTATAACGAAACAATCGATAGTGTTGATTTGGATAAGTATTTAAGGGATCTTCAAGTGTCTAATGTTGAGCATGATTACGAAAATATGTGTATTGTGAGTCAAAGAACTCCGGAAAGTAGTAAACCATCGGTTTGTCATAGTAGACAAAATAGTAGAGATACACATGATAGTTCAAGATCTTTATTGACTCCTGATTATATTCATAGACGTGCTGAAAGTAGTGCTTCTATAACGGAAATAAATAGCATTCATAATTCCCGGTTATCAACACCTGTTACAATGAATAGAAGCGCGCCTTATTATTATTCTGATTTATCAATGAACACAACTGATAGTAACTCCAccattttaactttaaataatcaaCGAGGAAACATGATTAATAAACGAGACATAACTCACATTGTCAATCCGATACGGTGCTCCAACACAAGAACTTCAAGGAATGTTGGTAGAAATTCTCGCCAGAATTTAATTGATAACACTTTTAAGTTGGCAGCTGAAGCTCGTTCGGTTTCAGTCGATTTCTTAAATCTAACAGATAAATCTGGCCAAATTGacaagaaaaacatttatgaATCAGAcacattaaaaagattaaaagcaATCGATTCTATTACAAGTTTACAATCAAATCCAGAAACAAGAAATTTATTCCCAAGCACACCGAATGAAAAGTTTCACGATTTGGATCCACCGTCATCGAGCGTTAGACGTTCTCATTCATTAGAAggtttattagaaaatgttttaagtgAAAACGTTGACGCCAATGAAATAGAATCTCCAAATGATGAAGGTAGAAATGCGATAGCTGAAGGAAGTTATATGTGGGAAGAAGATGCGATTTGGAGGGAAAGATTACGCACCGCTAGTCAAAGACATACGAAATCTTTGGACGATTTAGACTGTATAGGCGAAACGAAAAAagataaacacaaaaaacagCCGCGTGGTATAATGAGAGGTGTTACATATGTTAATGACAACGTTTATAACATGCCTATACAATGCAAACAACAAAAAGATACTGAAAATCAAAAGCCGGGTGATAGTcgtaaagaaaattttataatcgaTAGGGAAAAATTACGTCAATGGGATTTGATGTCGAGTGCGCCATCGGACACGCAAAGTCAACAAGGGATAACGGTTGGTGTCGTAGCGGTAGACGTAGGTGATGAGACCTCGGCAACGCTGGGGCAAAGCACCACCAGTCAAGAACAAG cTTCTGGATCGATTTGTATCAACAGCAGAGATACCGTTCCGAGAGCTTTATCTGCCAAACAAATGTGGAATCCTAATTCTCAATCGATACCCTCAAGATCAATTACTAATCTTACTAGGGAACACGAAAATGAATACGGATT aTCAATTCGTCAACAACATTTTATGGGTCATCATAAGCATCATGATGGAAATTCTGGACAAAAGGTACCCAGACAG GGGCAGTTGCATAGAATGGATCCAGCTAAACAACTTGAAAATCTACAAAAATTGGAGCAGATTAAACAACATTTACTTGAACTAGAAAAACag tATGAAAAGGGAAAACCCCTGGTTAATCTTGTTGACAACATGGTTAAATTAGGATCACTATATAGATCCCCAAACGATCGAAATATTAATCCATACGTTCGCGACAGATTAGAATTTAACCAACAAATCCAAGAACGTCGCCTTTTAGCGGAAGAAAGGCGCGATTGGAATCGCTTAAATCCCAATCATATGCAGCTACAAGAAAAAGTACAACAACTTTACCAACTTGATAGGCTTATTCAGGAAGAGTCGGGGACTTTACAAGGATTACAGCatgataaagaagaaattgagaGGGCGCTGGGGGGATTACGTCATAGATTGCATAAAGGTTTTAAAGATCCCGCCGAAGTTGAACAAGCACGCAAACAACAGGCTATTCTGGAAAATGAACTGAGTAGAGTTCATTTAATGTTGgcgcaaaattcgaaaaaattggaGGAGACCGTTGCTGGTAACGCAAGGTTGGAGCAAGaattattagttttgaagCAAAAGTTGCAGATTTCTAGGCAACAAAGGAGTTCACCACAATTTTCAAATGCAg gTGATAGTTTGCCTTGCGTGGTTGGTACAAGCGCAATGTTGGAATCGGATTTACAAAGGGTCCAACAAAAGGTGGGCGATTTACAGCGTCAGCGACAAGAGTTGAGTATGCAGGTTCGCCAACTTACTGACAGGTCTAATAACCtccaacaacaaattaaaCCACTTTCAGCTAATTCCTCAGCTAACTATCAAG gtaataaaaagaaaatacattCTTTGTGGAGAGAAACAGACTTAGATACAATGAACATAATAGATCATGGGGAATCGTGGGAAAATTCAACAAGTTCCTTAAGTTCAGCACCAACAACGCCGCTTTACATAAATACTGATTTAAAACAAGCACCGGAAAtggaattttataataatcgaTTAAAGACGAGTGATTCCACAAGCGAAGATACAACGCAAGGTTCTGGGTTGATGCCGCAAGAACGTCCAGAAATAAAAACGGTACGAATAGTCAAACGGGAATCTGAACGAAGACAAAGAGACCGCGAAAAGACTTCGACGGGAAAATGGGATCCTTTGCTGGAAGAAGATGCCTCATCTCAATCTTCTGGAACAATTTTTCGACCGGGGGTTGTTCAAAAAACTCAGAGTACCACAAATATAGGTTCACCTGGTTTTGAAACTGATAAAACTAGTAGTGGTGTGTTAAGCCGTCAAAGTTCGTTGTCCAGTCCAAGTTTACCGCAGGGGTTTTCCGATATCCGAGCAACTTCGAGTGAAGGAAGCGTCGATAAATCACCCGAATTATCACCTGTATTTCAAAGCGAAGCTGCCCGACAAATTATAACGGAAATGAGCCAAGAGACAGTTCCGAAACAATTAAATAGACGCGCGGTTCCTAAAGAAAAACGAAGACATTACACAGCGccaaataacaatttaatcaTGAAGAGCTTAAATCAATTACCCACCGATGATAGTTTCGATAAATTAACGGAACGCCGAGCTAGAGATGATTTGGACATGGAGAGAGCTTTAAGGCAGCGAATAGATGCCCCGGACGTGGTGCGGTCCACGTTAAGCAATAAAGAGCTTAAGTACAATGAGAACACCATTGATAACATATTAGGTActccaaataaaattaacattccGGAACGTTACATTCCGGAACAATTGCCTAAATTATCGgccgaagaagaagaacataGACTGAGAAAAGTTGAGTCAATTAAAAAGATGTTGTCTGATACTACAATTATTAGTACTAGCTCACCTAATTTAGCTACAG aagattCAAAGTCTGAAACACCATCATCAAGTATTGTAAATAAAGCAACGACGAAAATGATAGAAGAAAAGAAGCAACGCGAACATCTTTTGCAGCTAAATCAAATTCTGGCGAAGCAAGTTATGGAAATGAGTAAAATTGTAGCag TGAAAGCATTGGCAAACCTGCCGTTGGAGGAGCAGCAGGATGATCTTGCGGACGATGAGGACTTGTCTCCAGTGATGCCTTTGCCTATATATCAGCAacgttacaatttttatagttaa